In one Magallana gigas chromosome 7, xbMagGiga1.1, whole genome shotgun sequence genomic region, the following are encoded:
- the LOC105320681 gene encoding splicing factor 1, with amino-acid sequence MFGTPGSKRSADFGSDSPSSWNPDGTSASDRKKKRKSRWAQDNDTDKTIIPGMPTVIPNGLSDDQEKQYLLHLQIEEVSRRLRTGDLGIPPNPEERSPSPEPIYNNEGKRLNTREYRTRKNLEEERHQLVQQAISLNCDYKPPADYKPPIVRVNDKVMIPQDEHPEINFVGLLIGPRGNTLKNLEKDTGAKIIIRGKGSVKEGKIGRKDGQPLPGEDEPLHAYVTANNPENVKKAVEKIKEIIQQGIEVPEGQNDLRRQQLRELALLNGTLRENDGLAKLKQLQQAQTIITNTIICSLCGGTGHIAQDCKSKKPGDSFKNFPQNGNPVSQADKAKMDSEYMSLMAELGEGPPPPKTQTHPTPAVQTYRPSFSQPPPNPMAVNPPWQQPARPPPPQVVSNISLSSPVQSSQVQTTAQPPVSYNIQGVQPPMGISTSIQQPVGMQQPGHMHMPAPVAPPSHYSSAGGPVPPPWQSNTMTSQNSAVSSAGGGVPPPSLLSAPPPPPPSSQPPSSWMQQAQGVPPPPPITSASPWQAAPPPPNSMPPWQQPPPMPSGVAPPPPPPPGQQGYSPMAVPPPPPPGAFDMNTLGMLGAPPPPPPT; translated from the exons ATGTTTGGAACACCAGGATCTAAGAGATCTGCTGACTTTGGATCGGATTCGC cATCCTCCTGGAACCCAGATGGAACATCCGCCAGTGACAGGAAGAAAAAACGCAAGAGTCGATGGGCTCAGGATAATGACACTGACAAAACAATCATTCCAGGCATGCCAACTGTTATTCCTAATGGATTGTCAGATGATCAAGAAAAACAGTACCTGT TGCATCTTCAGATAGAGGAAGTTAGTCGTAGACTACGAACTGGAGACTTGGGCATCCCTCCTAATCCTGAAGAAAG GTCGCCATCCCCTGAGCCTATCTACAACAACGAGGGTAAGCGGTTGAACACCAGAGAGTACCGAACGCGTAAAAACCTTGAGGAGGAGCGCCACCAGTTGGTACAGCAGGCCATCTCCCTTAACTGTGATTACAAACCTCCAGCAGATTACAA GCCTCCCATCGTGAGGGTGAACGACAAGGTGATGATACCACAGGATGAACACCCAGAGATCAATTTTGTGGGGCTCTTAATTGGACCAAGAGGGAACACActcaaaaatcttgaaaaagat ACAGGAGCAAAAATCATCATACGTGGCAAAGGTTCAGTAAAAGAAGGAAAAATAGGTCGAAAGGATGGACAGCCATTGCCTGGGGAGGATGAGCCTCTTCATGCTTATGTGACAGCCAACAATCCAGAAAATGTCAAGAAGGCTGTTGAAAAG atcaaagaaataattcaaCAAGGTATTGAGGTTCCTGAGGGCCAGAATGACTTGCGGCGCCAACAGCTACGAGAATTGGCCTTGTTAAATGGGACTTTAAGGGAAAATGATGGCTTAGC AAAACTGAAGCAGTTACAGCAGGCTCAGACCATCATCACAAACACCATTATTTGTTCTCTGTGTGGAGGCACTGGTCATATTGCACAGGACTGCAAATCAAAAAA ACCTGGAGactctttcaaaaattttcCTCAGAATGGAAACCCTGTGTCTCAAGCTGACAAAGCCAAAATGGACAGTGAG tacaTGTCCTTGATGGCAGAGTTAGGAGAGGGTCCACCCCCACCCAAAACACAGACACATCCTACCCCGGCTGTACAGACATACAGACCTTCATTTAGTCAGCCCCCACCAAACCCCATG GCAGTAAATCCACCATGGCAACAGCCAGCTCGACCCCCTCCACCTCAGGTGGTGTCCAATATAAGTCTGAGCTCACCTGTACAATCATCGCAGGTACAAACCACAGCCCAGCCTCCAGTCAGTTACAATATTCAAGGTGTACAGCCCCCGATGGGGATTTCTACCAGCATACAGCAACCTGTGGGCATGCAGCAGCCTGGGCACATGCACATGCCAGCCCCTGTGGCACCCCCTTCTCATTACTCGTCCGCGGGTGGACCTGTCCCACCCCCCTGGCAGTCAAACACGATGACATCTCAAAACAGCGCTGTGTCTTCTGCTGGTGGTG GTGTACCACCCCCATCTTTGTTGTCGGCCCCACCCCCTCCTCCTCCAAGCAGCCAGCCTCCGTCATCTTGGATGCAGCAAG CACAAGGTGTACCTCCACCGCCTCCTATAACATCAGCGTCACCATGGCAAGCTGCACCACCCCCTCCCAACAGCATGCCGCCATGGCAACAGCCCCCGCCAATGCCAAGTGGTGTTGCCCCTCCTCCACCGCCCCCACCGGGCCAGCAAGGTTACAGCCCCATGGCGGTTCCTCCACCCCCTCCTCCAGGGGCTTTTGACATGAATACCCTGGGTATGCTTGGGGCACCGCCACCTCCTCCACCTACTTAA
- the LOC105320682 gene encoding centromere protein X — MSGGTNFKEKTVQNILLQFFKDEKIKINAEALSLMTELLNIFVSEAVLRTIKEAKKDHQDQIPIDYFEKILPQLLLDF; from the exons ATGTCTGGCGGTACAAATTTTAAAGAG aaaACAGTTCAGAATATTTTACTTCAGTTTTtcaaagatgaaaaaataaaaa taaaTGCAGAGGCCTTGAGTCTTATGACAGAACTcctaaacatttttgtttcag AAGCAGTATTGAGAACAATCAAGGAAGCAAAG AAAGATCACCAAGACCAGATACCAAttgattattttgaaaagattttgccACAGTTG TTACTGGATTTTTGA